A stretch of DNA from Serinibacter arcticus:
GTCGCCTGGGCGTAGAGCGCCGCGATCCCGGACACGTGCGGCGTGGCCATGCTCGTGCCGCGCAGCACCTGGTAGGAGCCGGCGTCCACCGGCCAGGAGGAGTAGATCCCGACGCCCGGACCGGCGATGTTCACCTCGCCCCCGTTGCCGTTGAGCGCGATCGAGGAGAACGGCGCCCGGCGCAGGTGCTGGTCGACCGCGGCGACCGCGAGCACCGACGGGCAGTTCGCCGGGGAACCGACGGGGTTGTCGCCGTTGTTCCCGGCGGCAGCCACGATGATCGACCCGGCGTCCAGCGCCGCCCGGCCGGCGGCCTCGTAGTACCGCAGGTAGGTGTCGCCGACCCGCGTGTCCGAGCCGAGCGACATCGAGATGACGTCGGCACCCTGCTCGATCGCCCAGTTCATGCCCGCCAGCACCCCGCCCGACGTGCCGCCGCCGGAGTTGCCCAGCACCTTGCCCACCAGCAGCCGGCAGCCGGGGGCGACGGAGTAGCGCCGCTGACCTCCCGAGGGGTGCCGCACCGCGCCGATCGTGCCGGCGACGTGGGTGCCGTGGCCGTTGCCGTCCTGCGCCGTCTCCCCGGGGATGAACGAGTGCGACAGCGCCACCCGGCCGTCGAGGTCGGGGTGGTGGGCGTCGTACCCGGTGTCCAGCACGGCCACGGTGATGCCGCGCCCGCTCCACGGGAGCGGCGCAGCACGGGGGCGACCGCCTGGACGGCCAGCAGGCCCCAGGTCGCGGCGTCGGTGTCGCTCCACGGCAGGGCCGCCAGGGCGTCGGCGTCCTCCTCGTCGAGGAAGCCGTCGCCGCCGGACACGGTGCCCTCCCAGCTCTTCTCGCCGTCGTTGCCGATGTCACCGCCGCCCCAGCCGTCGCTGCGGCCGCCGGGCCACTCGGCGTGCGCGCCGTAGGCGTGCACGTACACCTCGGGCTCGGCGGTCATCACGGCCGTCGCGGGGTCGGCGGCCGCCTCGGCCATCAGCGCGGGGGCGTCCTCGAGGATCGCG
This window harbors:
- a CDS encoding S8 family serine peptidase, giving the protein MERHRRRDLGPAGRPGGRPRAAPLPWSGRGITVAVLDTGYDAHHPDLDGRVALSHSFIPGETAQDGNGHGTHVAGTIGAVRHPSGGQRRYSVAPGCRLLVGKVLGNSGGGTSGGVLAGMNWAIEQGADVISMSLGSDTRVGDTYLRYYEAAGRAALDAGSIIVAAAGNNGDNPVGSPANCPSVLAVAAVDQHLRRAPFSSIALNGNGGEVNIAGPGVGIYSSWPVDAGSYQVLRGTSMATPHVSGIAALYAQATGLRGRELSEKLLGTATALAEGSQLVGRGLATAPTRPAAAKP